The genomic region GGTGGGATCCCAGCAAGACCATGTGGAGGATGAATACCCCCCCTTATGGAAGTTTCACTTTATACACATCCACATATTTATCTGCTGCCGTTATATACCAACCGCTGATAAGCTGATACATTGCATATCCGTCCACAATCAGCTTTCGTTTTACTGTGAAAATGTAGTTCTCCTCGACCATCGGCCCTGTTTTATCCTCCCAGTCCGGAGTTCCATAAGTATGAAGGCCTTCTCTTCTGATTTCCCCAATATCCTTGATTCGAATTTGCTTCACATTCGTTGGAATTTCGCGAACCCGTGGCTTTTGCCGGTGAGTTGTCCCGGAAGAAACGCCTTCCAGTTCTTTCGTTACGTCTTTGATAAAATGGGCAAACGTGATCCCATGTTTATTTAACGCTTGATGAGGATCGGTTCTGCGTCCAGGGTCCAGCGTGGCATGGGCAAGAATATCCTTCCGGGGATTCAGACCGAATTTCCGGCAGAGATACGCATGATACCATACATAACGATTGTAGGCTTCTTCAAAATCAATATTTCCGCCATAGCAGAGCTCGACTCCGATAGCGGCATCATTGGCATCCGCACCAAACCGATGATTATCCCTGCTTACATTATAGCGGACATGCCAGGCCTTTTCTCTTAGCGGAAGGATCTCCAGTATTTGATTATCATCAATAAACGTATGAGCCGATGCATTCGGCTGGGTATAGTGAAAATAGTGCCGGTTTCCCGCTGCTGTGGAACCTGGATTTCCCGTATCATGGGCAACAATAAAATGCACTTTTTGAATCTCTTTTCCACTTCTGGCCGGCCCCTTTTGTATGTAATTTCTCGTAATGGAAAACTTCTTCTGGTGAAAGGACATAAAAATCCCCCCTTGATTATTTTCTACTTCTATAATCGCAGGGAGGAAAAAATTGGTGCCTATTTTGCAAACTTCTCTATTCCATACGAAACCGCTTAAAGCCTTTTTCCGTTTCCGATCGGGTTACTTCCATATTCTCCACTCGAATAAATGGACTCAAACCCTTTTTTACCTCTTTCAAGTAATCCTCAACGCTGTCCTCAGAGCCCTCTATTTCCATTTCCACCGTGCCGTCTGACAGATTGCGGGCATAGCCGTTCAGTCCGTATTCACTTGCCTTCTGCCAGGCGGTGGCCCGAAAACCGACACCCTGGACTCTGCCGCTGACGATGACGTGTGCATGCATGTCTATCACCTCGTTTTTTACTAGAAGTATAGGATAGAACCGTTCGTACATCAAGACAGATTCACCTGTTAGACGTATGGCTCGGTTCATCTATTTATCTGTAATATTACACGCCTCAGCTACTAATTCGACTATATGAACGACTTCCATCTGATTGCCTGCTTTCTCCCGTTCTGCTCCCAGTTTCATTTGCAAATGACAGCCGGGATTGGTCGTAACGATGACTTCCGGTTTCACCACGGTTGCATGCTTCATTTTTTCATCGAGAATATCCATGGATTCATCATAATGAACGAGATTATAGATCCCTGCAGACCCGCAGCATAAATCCTTTTCGGGCATTTCGACATAGTGAATACCGGGTATTTGATTCAATAACTGTAATGGTTCATCAACCCGTTTTTGCACATTTGTCATATGGCAGGACGGCTGATAGGTAACGGTTTTGGATATTTCTTTTTGCAAGGGCAGCTCCAGCTCATTCAAAAGCACACTAATATCAACATTTTTCTCTGCAAAAGCCCGTGCGCGATCTTCCCAATCCGGATCACCCGCCAATAAACGGTCATATTCAATCAGCATCGCCCCACAGCCGCCAATACTATTCACAATATAGTCAAAGTCATACTGCTCAAAGGCCTCGATGTTCCGCCTGGCCAGGTCTTTCGTCGTTTCAGTCTCCCCGCTATGGTGTTGAATCGCTCCACAGCAGGTTTGCTCATCCATTATGGTTACTTCACACCCGGCTGCCTGTAATAGTTTCATCGATAAAGTATTAATAGAGGAAAACATCGTATCCATCATACAGCCCTTAAAAAATCCCACTTTGTACACGGGTTTGTTCGCTGACGGATAGTGTTTTTGACGCTTTCTTTTTTTCATCGGTCCTTCGAAAGCGGGCAAAAGGTTTTCAAAGGCTGTCAGATGCTCAGGAAATACGTTTATTAAACCTGATTTTTGAACGATCTTCTGTAAACCTGATTTCTGATACACGGCCAGACCAGTGCCCATGGAATTTAACACCCGTTCTTTCGGCATCGCTTTTTGATACATGAAATTTTGCAGCATTTTCACCCGATTGGGCATGGTTTTCTTTTTCTCCTGCTGTAACACATTTTTGGCCGAATCCAGTATTTCTCCATACTGTACATTGGTTGGACAGACCCGTTCACACGCACGGCAGCCTAAGCATAACTCAATCGGTTCTTCCAAATCGGACAGAGGGATTTTTCCTTCAGCGGCCAGTTTCACTAAATGGATGCGTCCACGAGGGGAGTGGGTTTCTTTTCCCATGGTCAGATAAGTCGGACAGGCCGGTAAACAATAGCCGCACTGGACACAATCAAACGTCTTTTCGTAGGCTAATGATTCATGACTCATCCGTTAACACAAGCCTTTGCCCGGGTTCGGGAAAAATTTTTCCGGGGTTTAAGATATGGTTGGGATCCCAGCTATTCTTCATTCTTTTCATCATATCCACTCCCACTTCACCTAATTCCATCTCTAAAAATGGGGATTTCATAGTCCCAATTCCATGCTCCCCTGACAGGGTTCCACCAAGCTTAACGGCTGTTTCAAAAATTTCCTCTACCGCTTTTTCCACCCGCTTCATTTCCTCCTCGTCCCGTTTATCCGCAATAATATTCGGATGGAGATTGCCATCCCCCGCATGGCCAAATACAACTAAGTCCACTTGATGTTTTTCTTTGATTTCTTTTAATGCCTGAAATAAATCGGGTATTTTGCTTCTGGGAACGGTGGCATCCTCGGAAATCTTCGTCGGCTTCACCCGAACAATCGCCGGGGATACAAGCTTTCTTGCCTTCCATAACTCCCGGGCTTCATCATTTGTCTGAGCTACCTTTACTTCCCGGGCTCCTGCCTGCAGACAAATGTGTTTTGTATCTGTGATTTCCTGTTTAATCGCTGCCGGGTGTCCGTCTAATTCGACTAAAAGCAGTGCCTCCACATCGGTCGGTAAACCTAATGGCTGATAGTTCTCAACAGCCTGTATGGACGCCTGATCCATCATTTCCATTTTAGCAGGCAGGATCCCGCCGCTTAACACTTGAGAAATAGCCCGACCCGAATCAACAATATCATCAAACAGCGCCATTAGTGTCTCTGTTGCCGGTGGTTTAGGGGTCAAACGTAAAATGGCTTCGGTAATAATCCCGAGTGTTCCTTCCGATCCCACGATTAATTTAGTCAAATCGTATCCGGTTACATTTTTAATCGTTCTTCCACCAGTTTGAATAACCTCACCTTCCGGGGTTACGACTTCCAGCCCAATCACATAATCTTTGGTAACTCCATACTTTAAGCCCCGGGGACCGCCGGAGTTCTCCGCCAGATTTCCGCCGATGGTTGACACATGGGAGCTGCTC from Virgibacillus sp. MSP4-1 harbors:
- a CDS encoding acylphosphatase is translated as MHAHVIVSGRVQGVGFRATAWQKASEYGLNGYARNLSDGTVEMEIEGSEDSVEDYLKEVKKGLSPFIRVENMEVTRSETEKGFKRFRME
- a CDS encoding (Fe-S)-binding protein produces the protein MSHESLAYEKTFDCVQCGYCLPACPTYLTMGKETHSPRGRIHLVKLAAEGKIPLSDLEEPIELCLGCRACERVCPTNVQYGEILDSAKNVLQQEKKKTMPNRVKMLQNFMYQKAMPKERVLNSMGTGLAVYQKSGLQKIVQKSGLINVFPEHLTAFENLLPAFEGPMKKRKRQKHYPSANKPVYKVGFFKGCMMDTMFSSINTLSMKLLQAAGCEVTIMDEQTCCGAIQHHSGETETTKDLARRNIEAFEQYDFDYIVNSIGGCGAMLIEYDRLLAGDPDWEDRARAFAEKNVDISVLLNELELPLQKEISKTVTYQPSCHMTNVQKRVDEPLQLLNQIPGIHYVEMPEKDLCCGSAGIYNLVHYDESMDILDEKMKHATVVKPEVIVTTNPGCHLQMKLGAEREKAGNQMEVVHIVELVAEACNITDK
- a CDS encoding FAD-binding oxidoreductase, producing the protein MDEKLIEYIRELIPENHRVLTDQADLYSYSFDASFGMHVPELVVQPKHTDEVAAIMKLANQYHIPIYPRGQGTSLSGGPLPVKGGVVLDLSKWDSKLEIDAEDMVAVVSPGVLTADIHAAAMESGLMYPPDPSSSHVSTIGGNLAENSGGPRGLKYGVTKDYVIGLEVVTPEGEVIQTGGRTIKNVTGYDLTKLIVGSEGTLGIITEAILRLTPKPPATETLMALFDDIVDSGRAISQVLSGGILPAKMEMMDQASIQAVENYQPLGLPTDVEALLLVELDGHPAAIKQEITDTKHICLQAGAREVKVAQTNDEARELWKARKLVSPAIVRVKPTKISEDATVPRSKIPDLFQALKEIKEKHQVDLVVFGHAGDGNLHPNIIADKRDEEEMKRVEKAVEEIFETAVKLGGTLSGEHGIGTMKSPFLEMELGEVGVDMMKRMKNSWDPNHILNPGKIFPEPGQRLVLTDES